A window of the Deinococcus gobiensis I-0 genome harbors these coding sequences:
- a CDS encoding enoyl-CoA hydratase-related protein, whose protein sequence is MTNESVRLSRRTTEGGQEVATLTITSKMGAMGPEFWRGAAQALSDLGGARVLTVRGEGLFSAGLDVKASAADLLPVLGDEAGFAAVVAGMHAVTEGVAALPIPVIVAAHGWCIGAGLELAAAADLRLCSADARFMLPEVRLGIAADLGGLQRLPGLIGRGRAAHLALTGQPIDAATAERWGLVTEVLPDPEALFTRADALADALAVLPPHALEGTKRSLNAEGPHAGRLAADVAWNARYMTAEGLQAALRKA, encoded by the coding sequence ATGACGAACGAGAGTGTTCGGCTCAGTCGCCGGACCACCGAGGGGGGCCAGGAGGTCGCCACGCTGACCATCACCTCCAAGATGGGGGCGATGGGGCCGGAGTTCTGGCGCGGCGCGGCGCAGGCCCTGTCCGACCTGGGCGGCGCGCGGGTGCTGACCGTGCGCGGCGAGGGCCTGTTCAGCGCCGGGCTGGACGTGAAGGCCAGCGCCGCCGACCTGCTGCCCGTGCTGGGCGACGAGGCCGGTTTCGCGGCGGTCGTGGCCGGGATGCACGCGGTCACCGAAGGTGTGGCCGCGCTGCCCATCCCGGTGATCGTGGCCGCGCACGGCTGGTGCATCGGCGCGGGGCTGGAACTCGCGGCGGCGGCCGACCTGCGGCTGTGCAGCGCCGACGCCCGGTTCATGCTGCCCGAGGTGCGCCTGGGCATCGCGGCCGACCTGGGGGGCCTCCAGCGCCTGCCGGGGCTGATCGGGCGGGGCCGCGCGGCGCACCTCGCCCTGACCGGCCAGCCGATCGACGCCGCCACCGCCGAACGCTGGGGCCTGGTGACCGAGGTGCTGCCCGACCCCGAGGCCCTGTTCACGCGGGCCGATGCCCTTGCCGACGCCCTGGCCGTCCTGCCCCCCCACGCGCTGGAGGGCACCAAGCGGTCCCTGAACGCCGAAGGGCCGCACGCCGGGCGCTTGGCCGCCGACGTCGCCTGGAACGCCCGCTACATGACCGCCGAGGGGCTGCAAGCGGCCCTGCGCAAAGCCTGA
- a CDS encoding SDR family oxidoreductase, which yields MTQPHDPATTFRPDLLAGKHALITGGGSGINLGIAQSFAAHGCAVTILGRNLEKAQTAAEGIVAAGGRATGVSADVRDFAALQAAAEQAAQAHGPLDIVLAGAAGNFPAPVDGISPNGFKTVVDIDLLGTYNTIKAAAPHLKTPGGSVLSISAYGVPVPMQAHVVAAKAGVDALTQTLAVEWGLRGVRVNAIIPGPIDGTEGMARLAPDEKTRAQFTRTVPLGRFGVPQDIANAALFLVSDAASYVTGVILPVDGGQNMLGGAPQYGMYLAMQERAAREAAAGATP from the coding sequence ATGACCCAGCCCCACGACCCCGCCACGACCTTCCGCCCCGACCTGCTCGCCGGCAAGCACGCCCTGATTACGGGCGGGGGCAGCGGCATCAATCTCGGCATCGCGCAGAGCTTCGCGGCGCACGGCTGCGCGGTCACGATCCTGGGCCGCAACCTCGAAAAGGCCCAGACGGCGGCGGAGGGCATCGTCGCGGCGGGAGGCCGGGCCACCGGCGTCTCGGCCGACGTGCGCGACTTCGCGGCCCTTCAGGCGGCGGCCGAGCAGGCCGCACAGGCCCACGGTCCCCTGGACATCGTGCTGGCGGGTGCGGCGGGCAATTTCCCGGCCCCGGTGGACGGCATCAGCCCCAACGGTTTCAAGACGGTGGTGGACATCGACCTGCTGGGCACCTACAACACCATCAAGGCGGCGGCCCCGCACCTGAAGACGCCGGGCGGCAGCGTCCTGAGCATCAGCGCCTACGGGGTGCCGGTGCCCATGCAGGCGCACGTGGTCGCGGCCAAGGCCGGCGTGGACGCCCTGACGCAGACCCTGGCGGTCGAGTGGGGGCTGCGCGGCGTGCGGGTCAACGCGATCATCCCCGGCCCCATCGACGGCACCGAGGGCATGGCGCGCCTCGCCCCCGACGAGAAGACGCGTGCGCAGTTCACCCGGACCGTGCCGCTGGGCCGCTTCGGGGTGCCGCAGGACATCGCCAACGCCGCGCTGTTCCTGGTGTCGGACGCCGCGAGCTACGTGACCGGCGTGATCCTGCCGGTGGACGGCGGCCAGAACATGCTCGGCGGCGCGCCGCAGTACGGCATGTACCTGGCGATGCAGGAGCGCGCCGCGCGTGAGGCGGCCGCCGGAGCGACCCCCTGA